The following are from one region of the Planctomonas sp. JC2975 genome:
- a CDS encoding alpha/beta hydrolase: protein MHTFLIPGLWLDASSWDAINPAIEAAGHHTHPLTMPGLESDAADRSHITLDSHIDYVTHLIDEVPGDEKVALVAHSGGALVAYGAIDRRPDRVDRVVYVDSWPGGEGSIVNDEVPHDDADMPFPGWDAFDEADVRDITPALGEEIAAHTHPSPSHAAIDPLHLTDERRLDVPATIVVSTMPAEQMQEFLDQGAAWLGDTGRLSSLHIVDLPTGHWPQFTKPGELSELVVEALGD from the coding sequence ATGCACACCTTCCTCATTCCGGGACTCTGGCTCGACGCATCCTCGTGGGATGCCATCAACCCCGCCATCGAGGCGGCTGGCCATCACACGCATCCGCTGACCATGCCGGGGCTGGAATCGGATGCGGCAGACCGCTCGCACATCACGCTCGACTCCCACATCGACTACGTGACGCACCTCATCGACGAGGTGCCGGGCGACGAGAAGGTCGCGCTTGTCGCGCACAGCGGCGGTGCTCTCGTCGCGTACGGTGCGATCGACCGGCGTCCGGATCGCGTGGACCGGGTCGTGTACGTCGACAGCTGGCCGGGCGGCGAGGGATCCATCGTGAACGATGAGGTTCCGCACGACGACGCGGACATGCCCTTCCCCGGATGGGACGCCTTCGACGAGGCCGATGTGCGCGACATCACGCCGGCCCTGGGTGAGGAGATCGCTGCGCACACGCATCCGTCCCCGTCGCACGCGGCAATCGACCCGCTGCATCTCACCGACGAGCGACGGCTCGACGTGCCGGCGACCATCGTCGTCTCGACCATGCCCGCCGAGCAGATGCAGGAATTCCTCGACCAGGGTGCTGCGTGGCTGGGCGACACCGGACGCCTGTCGTCGTTGCACATCGTCGATCTGCCGACCGGGCATTGGCCGCAGTTCACGAAGCCCGGCGAGTTGAGCGAGCTCGTGGTGGAGGCGCTGGGCGACTGA
- a CDS encoding DEAD/DEAH box helicase translates to MGDVLERFSPATRAWFEGAFDAPTSAQLGAWDAISRGDHTLVIAPTGSGKTLASFLWAIDRLMHAHWSAEQKPSLGPGATPEPTAVSAVGSRDESTNATGTRVLYISPLKALGVDVERNLRSPLVGITQTAKRLGAEPPHVSVGVRSGDTPASERRTLLTHPPDILITTPESLFLMLTSQARETLADVQTVIVDEVHAVAATKRGAHLAVSLERLDALLPKPAQRVGLSATVRPPEEVARFLGGRNPVTIVSPPSQKRFDLRVVVPVEDMSAVSPAAHEDDQAPQGGSIWPHVEEAIVDRVLEHRSSIVFANSRRLAERLTARMNEIYQERLEDTAENVPGLPLRARRAPAELMGGSGQTKGTRRGSRSEADPSAHWSNAAIIEERRRPNEWTAGNDADDDSGILARAHHGSVSKEQRAVIEDDLKSGRLRCVVATSSLELGIDMGEVDLVVQVEAPPSVASGLQRVGRAGHQVGEVSRGVMFPKHRSDLVNSAVASERMVAGLIEELKVPANPLDILAQQTVAATALDPLDVDGWFDIVRRSAPFATLPRSAFDATLDLISGRYPSDEFAELRPRVVWDRDRGILTGRPGAQRLAVTSGGTIPDRGLFGVFMVGTTDETNPAKGGRRVGELDEEMVYESRVGDVFALGATSWRIQEITHDRVLVSPAFGEPGRLPFWKGDGIGRPAELGEAVGGFVREISSAKEADARARAADAGLDEFATGNLLAYLDDQKKATRHLPTDRTLVAERFRDELGDWRIVLHSPYGMQVHAPWALAVQARIQERLGLDGSSIASDDGIVVRIPDAEAEPPGADLFVFEADELEQLVTEEVGSSALFASRFRECAARALLLPKYNPGKRAPLWQQRQKSAQLLDVARKHPQFPIILETMRECLQDVYDLPSLKRIATRIAARDIRIVEVATEEASPFARSLLFGYVASFMYEGDTPLAERRAAALSVDASLLSELLGRAELRELLDPAVIERVEREVQRLTPERRMFGLEGAADLLRLLGPLAVDEVAQRWSETRSSEPEPSPVEAAGAALDELVATKRALRVIIAGADRYAAVEDAARLRDALGVPLPIGVPTAFVEPVADPLGDLIGRHARTHGPFTVADAATRFGLGSAVAHDTLRRLAQDRRITEGEFRPNAAGTEWCDSEVLRRIRRMSLAALRHEVEPVEPKAFARFLPDWQHVGGSLRGVDAVASVVEQLAGTRIPASAWESLILPSRIADYQPAMLDELTASGEVLWSGSGSLPGNDGWVSLHLADSAPLTMIAPPEHAADELQREVLSALGAGGAFFFRQLSDAVGSLDDDALTTALWDLVWAGLITNDTFAPLRALTGGRGAHKPQRATPRARMRMPRSYARPTVVDGLRAASARSGPPTTAGRWSILPLPLSNAEPDATVRAKAAAETLLDRYGVVTRGSVMAENQPGGFALAYRVLSGFEESGRARRGYFVETLGAAQFATSATVDRLRTFTLDSTLEPPRMAVALAATDPANPYGAALPWPTASAAGSAVSATGHRPGRKAGAIVVMVDGALALYVERGGKTTLLFDHDPETMWPATRALADAIHRGRISTLTIETVGGTFVLGTPFGEALVAAGFMPTPRGLRLRS, encoded by the coding sequence ATGGGCGACGTGCTCGAGCGCTTCTCCCCCGCCACGCGTGCGTGGTTCGAGGGGGCGTTCGACGCGCCCACGTCGGCACAGCTCGGCGCGTGGGACGCCATCTCCCGCGGCGACCACACGCTGGTCATCGCCCCGACGGGCTCTGGCAAGACACTCGCGTCCTTCCTCTGGGCCATCGACCGGCTGATGCACGCACACTGGAGCGCGGAGCAGAAGCCGTCTCTTGGCCCGGGCGCGACGCCGGAGCCGACCGCAGTCTCGGCGGTCGGTTCGCGAGACGAGTCCACCAACGCAACGGGCACCCGGGTTCTGTACATCTCCCCGCTGAAGGCGCTGGGCGTGGACGTCGAGCGCAACCTGCGATCCCCGCTCGTCGGCATCACTCAGACGGCGAAGCGCCTCGGCGCCGAGCCGCCGCATGTCTCGGTCGGGGTTCGCAGCGGTGACACGCCGGCCTCTGAGCGCCGCACGTTGCTGACGCATCCGCCCGACATCCTGATCACGACCCCCGAATCGCTCTTCCTCATGCTCACCTCGCAGGCCCGCGAGACGCTCGCCGATGTGCAGACAGTCATCGTCGACGAGGTCCATGCAGTGGCTGCGACCAAACGCGGCGCCCACCTCGCGGTGTCGCTCGAGCGTCTCGACGCTTTGCTCCCGAAGCCGGCCCAGCGCGTCGGGCTGTCGGCGACGGTCCGACCGCCGGAGGAAGTGGCGCGATTCCTTGGCGGACGCAATCCGGTCACGATCGTCTCGCCGCCGTCGCAGAAGCGGTTCGACCTCAGGGTGGTCGTGCCCGTCGAGGACATGAGCGCCGTGAGTCCGGCGGCGCACGAAGACGACCAGGCGCCGCAGGGCGGCTCGATCTGGCCGCACGTTGAAGAGGCGATCGTCGACCGGGTGCTGGAGCACAGGTCGTCGATCGTGTTCGCGAACTCACGACGTCTCGCGGAACGCCTCACGGCGCGCATGAACGAGATCTACCAGGAGCGCTTGGAGGATACCGCCGAGAACGTGCCAGGGCTGCCGCTGCGCGCACGCCGGGCGCCGGCCGAGCTGATGGGCGGATCCGGGCAGACCAAAGGGACTCGCCGCGGCAGCCGCTCGGAGGCGGATCCGTCTGCCCATTGGTCCAACGCCGCCATCATCGAGGAGCGCAGGCGCCCGAACGAGTGGACGGCGGGCAACGATGCCGACGACGACTCCGGAATCTTGGCCCGCGCGCACCACGGATCCGTCAGCAAGGAGCAGCGGGCCGTCATCGAAGACGATCTGAAGAGCGGACGCCTGCGCTGCGTGGTCGCCACCAGCAGCCTCGAGCTTGGCATCGACATGGGCGAGGTGGATCTCGTCGTGCAAGTCGAGGCGCCGCCCTCCGTCGCGAGCGGGCTCCAGCGGGTCGGCCGCGCAGGACACCAGGTGGGCGAGGTGTCAAGGGGCGTCATGTTCCCGAAGCACCGCTCCGACCTCGTCAACTCGGCCGTGGCGAGCGAGCGCATGGTCGCCGGGCTCATCGAGGAGCTGAAGGTGCCGGCGAATCCGCTCGACATCCTGGCCCAGCAGACGGTGGCAGCGACTGCCCTCGACCCGCTCGACGTCGACGGGTGGTTCGACATCGTGCGCCGCAGCGCACCGTTCGCCACGCTGCCGCGCAGCGCGTTCGACGCGACCCTCGACCTCATCTCGGGACGGTATCCGAGCGACGAGTTCGCCGAGTTGCGTCCCCGCGTGGTCTGGGATCGCGACCGCGGCATCCTCACCGGGCGCCCCGGCGCGCAGCGTCTCGCGGTGACGAGCGGCGGCACGATCCCCGATCGCGGCCTGTTCGGCGTGTTCATGGTCGGGACGACCGACGAGACCAATCCGGCCAAGGGCGGACGCCGCGTCGGCGAGCTCGACGAGGAGATGGTCTACGAGTCGCGGGTGGGCGATGTCTTCGCACTCGGCGCGACCAGCTGGCGCATCCAGGAGATCACCCACGACCGGGTGCTCGTCTCGCCGGCGTTCGGCGAGCCCGGCCGGCTCCCGTTCTGGAAGGGCGACGGCATCGGCAGACCGGCCGAGCTCGGCGAGGCCGTCGGCGGGTTCGTGCGCGAGATCTCCTCCGCGAAGGAAGCGGATGCTCGTGCCCGCGCCGCCGACGCCGGTCTCGACGAGTTCGCCACCGGCAACCTCCTGGCCTACCTGGACGACCAGAAGAAGGCGACGAGACACCTGCCGACGGATCGCACGCTCGTCGCCGAACGATTCCGTGACGAGCTCGGCGACTGGCGCATCGTCTTGCATTCCCCGTACGGCATGCAAGTGCACGCGCCGTGGGCGCTCGCCGTGCAGGCGCGGATCCAGGAACGCCTGGGACTCGACGGATCCAGCATCGCGAGCGACGACGGCATCGTCGTCCGCATCCCCGACGCAGAGGCGGAGCCTCCGGGCGCCGACCTGTTCGTCTTCGAGGCCGACGAGCTGGAGCAGCTCGTCACGGAGGAGGTCGGCAGCTCAGCCCTCTTCGCCTCGCGATTCCGCGAGTGCGCTGCGAGAGCCCTGCTCTTGCCGAAGTACAACCCGGGCAAGAGGGCCCCGCTGTGGCAGCAGCGGCAGAAGTCGGCGCAGCTGCTGGATGTCGCGCGCAAGCATCCGCAGTTCCCGATCATCCTCGAGACCATGCGCGAATGCCTGCAGGACGTGTACGACCTGCCGTCGCTGAAACGGATCGCGACGCGGATCGCCGCGCGTGACATCCGCATCGTGGAAGTCGCCACCGAGGAGGCGTCGCCGTTCGCCCGGTCCCTGCTCTTCGGATATGTCGCTTCGTTCATGTATGAGGGCGACACCCCGCTCGCCGAGCGGCGAGCCGCCGCGCTGTCCGTCGATGCTTCGCTGCTGTCCGAGCTCCTCGGACGCGCGGAGCTGCGCGAGCTGCTCGATCCGGCGGTCATCGAACGCGTCGAGCGCGAGGTGCAGCGGCTGACTCCTGAGCGCCGGATGTTCGGACTCGAGGGTGCAGCCGACCTGCTCCGCTTGCTCGGCCCGCTCGCAGTGGACGAGGTAGCCCAACGGTGGAGCGAGACGCGGTCGAGCGAGCCAGAACCGTCACCGGTCGAGGCCGCCGGCGCCGCTCTCGACGAACTCGTCGCCACCAAGCGCGCTCTCCGCGTGATCATCGCGGGCGCCGACCGGTACGCGGCCGTCGAGGACGCGGCCCGCCTGCGCGACGCGCTCGGCGTCCCCCTGCCCATCGGCGTTCCGACGGCGTTCGTCGAGCCGGTTGCCGATCCGCTCGGCGACCTGATCGGCCGTCACGCACGCACGCACGGACCGTTCACGGTGGCGGATGCGGCGACCAGATTCGGCCTCGGTTCGGCCGTCGCGCACGACACGCTCCGCCGTCTCGCCCAGGACAGGCGGATCACGGAGGGCGAGTTCCGCCCCAACGCCGCAGGCACGGAGTGGTGCGACTCGGAGGTGCTGCGGCGCATCCGTCGCATGTCCCTCGCGGCGCTGCGGCACGAGGTCGAGCCGGTCGAGCCGAAGGCATTCGCTCGGTTCCTGCCCGACTGGCAACACGTCGGCGGGAGCTTGCGCGGGGTGGACGCCGTGGCATCCGTCGTCGAACAGCTCGCAGGTACGCGTATTCCCGCTTCTGCATGGGAGAGCCTGATTCTGCCGTCCCGAATAGCCGACTACCAGCCGGCGATGCTCGACGAGCTGACCGCGAGCGGCGAAGTGCTGTGGAGCGGCAGCGGATCCCTGCCGGGGAACGACGGCTGGGTGAGCCTGCATCTGGCCGACAGCGCACCGCTGACGATGATCGCGCCGCCGGAACACGCGGCCGACGAGTTGCAACGCGAGGTGCTGTCCGCGCTCGGTGCCGGCGGCGCATTCTTCTTCCGCCAGCTCTCGGATGCCGTCGGCTCGCTCGACGACGACGCCCTCACGACGGCGCTCTGGGACCTCGTCTGGGCCGGACTCATCACGAACGACACGTTCGCGCCGCTGCGCGCCCTCACCGGCGGGCGCGGTGCGCACAAGCCGCAGCGAGCGACACCCAGAGCCAGGATGCGGATGCCGCGTTCCTATGCGCGCCCCACGGTCGTTGACGGGCTGCGCGCAGCATCCGCCCGCTCGGGTCCGCCCACCACGGCCGGCCGCTGGTCGATCCTGCCTCTGCCTCTCTCGAACGCCGAACCGGATGCAACGGTGCGCGCGAAAGCCGCGGCCGAAACCCTGCTCGACCGATACGGTGTCGTCACCCGCGGTTCCGTCATGGCCGAGAACCAGCCGGGCGGCTTCGCACTGGCCTACCGCGTGCTCAGCGGATTCGAGGAGTCCGGCCGGGCACGCCGCGGATACTTCGTCGAGACCCTTGGCGCCGCCCAGTTCGCCACGAGTGCCACCGTCGATCGCCTGCGCACCTTCACCCTGGACTCCACGCTCGAGCCACCGCGAATGGCCGTCGCGTTGGCGGCCACCGACCCGGCGAATCCGTACGGAGCCGCGCTGCCCTGGCCGACGGCATCCGCTGCGGGCTCCGCGGTCTCGGCGACGGGGCACCGTCCGGGACGCAAGGCGGGCGCGATCGTCGTCATGGTCGACGGCGCGCTCGCGCTGTACGTGGAGCGCGGAGGCAAGACGACGCTGCTGTTCGACCACGATCCCGAGACGATGTGGCCTGCGACGCGCGCCCTCGCGGATGCGATCCATCGCGGCCGCATCTCGACGCTGACGATCGAGACCGTCGGCGGCACGTTTGTGCTGGGCACGCCGTTCGGCGAGGCGCTCGTGGCCGCGGGGTTCATGCCGACTCCGCGCGGCTTGAGGCTCCGCTCGTGA
- a CDS encoding Fpg/Nei family DNA glycosylase — MPEGDTVYRQARMLNDVLAGRVLTHCDLRVPAFATLDLTGQQVHEVASRGKHILMRIGMSTIHSHLKMEGEWRVYSPGQPWRRPAFQARAVLATAESQVVGFELGVLEVLPTAREADAVGHLGPDLLGPDWDEREAVRRIGEHPDVPIAVALLDQRNLAGLGNEYVGELCFVRGMLPTRLVRDADVARAVTLAHRMIVANKDRAIRSTTGETRRGRTSYVHRREGMPCRRCGTLIRRLQLGRTELELRDTWYCPVCQT, encoded by the coding sequence ATGCCTGAAGGGGATACCGTCTACCGCCAGGCACGCATGCTGAACGACGTGCTCGCCGGGCGGGTCCTGACGCACTGCGACCTGCGTGTGCCCGCCTTCGCAACACTCGACCTCACCGGCCAGCAGGTGCACGAGGTGGCCAGCCGCGGCAAGCACATCCTGATGCGGATCGGCATGAGCACCATCCACAGTCACCTGAAGATGGAGGGCGAGTGGCGCGTCTACTCGCCAGGGCAGCCGTGGCGGCGTCCGGCGTTCCAGGCGCGTGCCGTGCTCGCGACCGCGGAATCCCAGGTCGTCGGATTCGAGCTCGGCGTGCTGGAGGTTCTGCCGACCGCGCGCGAAGCGGATGCCGTCGGCCACCTCGGTCCCGACCTCCTCGGCCCCGATTGGGACGAGCGGGAGGCGGTGCGGCGCATCGGCGAGCATCCGGATGTTCCCATCGCCGTCGCTCTCCTCGACCAGCGCAACCTCGCCGGGCTCGGCAACGAGTACGTGGGCGAGCTCTGCTTCGTGCGAGGGATGCTCCCCACCCGGCTCGTTCGCGACGCGGATGTCGCAAGGGCCGTCACGCTCGCGCACCGCATGATCGTGGCCAACAAGGATCGCGCCATCCGCTCCACGACGGGCGAAACGCGCAGAGGCCGAACGTCGTACGTGCACCGTCGCGAAGGGATGCCATGTCGCCGTTGCGGCACGCTCATCCGCCGCCTGCAACTCGGCCGCACCGAACTGGAGCTGCGCGACACCTGGTACTGCCCGGTCTGCCAGACCTGA
- a CDS encoding trypsin-like peptidase domain-containing protein, whose protein sequence is MNNDTIKRRTIGWITAGVAASAVFAMAGTAATAVTVVDIASAFAKSAATQSGAERAGYSGNGWGGNGGGSQGDGGQSSGSGSSSSATNAQSKGVVVIDTTLSYEGSEAAGTGIVLTSSGEILTNNHVVDGSTSISVTVVSTGKTYTASVVGTDATDDVAVLQLSGASGLATATLDNGSVSVGDDVTAVGNAGGTGTLTAADGTVTGTDKSITTQAEGVVASESLTGLIETDAGIQAGDSGGPLLDAQGEVIGIDTAASASSSVSDGYAIPIGNALDIAKQIESGRASSTITIGLPAFLGVEVASDSSDYGYSGSQGDQGGQGYLGGQGYSGSQGSTTSQAGAAIGGVIDGGPAASAGIVAGDTITAVNGTAIGSSSDLTTTLAQFHPGDSVSVTWTDSAGMSHTASVKLASGPAA, encoded by the coding sequence ATGAACAACGACACGATCAAGCGCCGCACGATCGGCTGGATCACAGCCGGCGTTGCGGCATCCGCAGTGTTCGCCATGGCGGGCACGGCGGCCACTGCGGTGACCGTCGTCGACATCGCATCCGCCTTCGCGAAATCGGCGGCGACCCAGTCCGGCGCGGAGCGTGCCGGATACAGCGGCAACGGCTGGGGCGGCAACGGCGGCGGCAGTCAGGGCGACGGCGGCCAGAGCTCGGGTTCGGGCAGCTCGTCATCGGCGACGAACGCCCAGTCGAAGGGTGTCGTCGTCATCGACACGACGCTCTCGTACGAGGGATCCGAAGCCGCGGGCACAGGCATCGTGCTGACGAGCTCGGGTGAGATCCTCACCAACAACCACGTGGTGGACGGCTCGACGAGCATCTCCGTCACTGTCGTCTCCACCGGCAAGACCTACACCGCGAGCGTGGTGGGAACGGATGCCACTGACGACGTCGCCGTGCTGCAGCTGAGCGGCGCATCGGGCCTTGCGACAGCAACGCTCGACAACGGATCCGTGTCGGTCGGCGACGACGTGACGGCGGTCGGCAATGCCGGCGGAACCGGTACGCTCACCGCGGCGGACGGCACAGTGACGGGCACGGACAAGTCGATCACGACGCAGGCCGAGGGGGTCGTGGCATCCGAATCGCTGACCGGTCTCATCGAGACGGATGCCGGCATCCAGGCCGGCGATTCGGGTGGTCCGCTCCTCGACGCGCAGGGCGAGGTCATCGGCATCGACACGGCGGCTTCGGCGAGCTCGTCGGTGTCCGACGGCTACGCCATCCCGATCGGGAACGCACTCGACATCGCGAAGCAGATCGAGTCCGGCCGGGCCAGCTCGACGATCACCATCGGGCTGCCGGCGTTCCTGGGCGTGGAGGTCGCATCCGACTCCTCCGACTACGGCTACTCCGGCTCGCAGGGAGATCAGGGCGGCCAGGGCTACCTCGGTGGACAGGGCTACTCCGGATCGCAGGGCAGCACGACCTCCCAGGCCGGCGCTGCGATCGGTGGTGTCATCGACGGCGGTCCTGCGGCGTCTGCAGGGATCGTGGCCGGCGACACGATCACGGCGGTGAACGGCACGGCGATCGGATCCTCGAGCGACCTGACGACGACCCTCGCCCAGTTCCACCCTGGCGACTCCGTCTCCGTCACCTGGACCGACTCGGCCGGCATGTCGCACACCGCTTCGGTGAAGCTCGCCTCAGGACCGGCGGCGTAG
- a CDS encoding dihydroxy-acid dehydratase: MTLRSQDWYGGEGRDPYIHRAWMRRGIPADAFDGKRPQIAIANTAGDLVPCNMHLNEVAQYVKNGVYEAGGIPLEIPVMGLGETLVKPTAMLWRNLAAMQVEEMLRANPVDAVVLLGGCDKTIPALLMGAASVDIPAVVVPGGPMLNGHFRGELMGCGTGVWQLSEEVRAGTLSEAEFERSETSMIRSKGHCNTMGTASTMGIMAEALGMTIPGLAGTPAADARLLEASHATGRLAVELVAEQRTISKVITKESFHNAIVALAAIGGSTNAVVHLLAIAGRLGIDLTLDDFDRIGANVPLLVNLQPAGEYLMEDLFRAGGVLAVFDQVKDLFDPAAQTVMGAPLTDFLGDHPVWDRDVISLREDPLQDDAGIAVLRGNLATRGAIIKPAAASPGLLVHRGKAVVFDSIEDFHARIDDPDLDVDVDSVLVLRGCGPKGYPGMPEVANLPLPPKLLKQGVRDMVRVCDGRMSGTAYGTVVLHVAPEAAAGGNLALVRDGDIISLDVPNRRIEVEVSDEELAARKPPFRETGSFASADRGWQKLYIDHVQGADTGADLDFLTGSSGATVTRESH, translated from the coding sequence ATGACCCTGCGCAGCCAGGACTGGTACGGCGGCGAGGGCCGCGATCCCTACATCCATCGCGCGTGGATGCGGCGCGGCATTCCCGCGGACGCCTTCGACGGCAAACGTCCGCAGATCGCCATCGCGAACACGGCAGGCGACCTGGTGCCGTGCAACATGCACCTGAACGAGGTCGCGCAGTACGTCAAGAACGGTGTGTACGAGGCGGGTGGCATCCCGCTCGAGATCCCGGTGATGGGCCTCGGAGAGACCCTCGTGAAGCCGACGGCCATGCTCTGGCGCAACCTCGCCGCGATGCAGGTCGAGGAGATGCTGCGCGCGAATCCGGTGGATGCCGTCGTGCTGCTCGGCGGGTGCGACAAGACGATCCCGGCGCTGCTGATGGGGGCAGCATCCGTCGACATCCCCGCCGTCGTCGTTCCTGGCGGCCCCATGCTCAACGGGCATTTCCGCGGTGAGCTCATGGGCTGCGGCACCGGCGTGTGGCAACTCAGCGAGGAGGTGCGCGCCGGCACGCTCAGCGAGGCCGAGTTCGAGAGGTCCGAGACCTCGATGATCCGCTCTAAGGGTCACTGCAACACCATGGGCACCGCATCGACCATGGGCATCATGGCCGAGGCGCTCGGCATGACCATCCCCGGCCTGGCCGGCACTCCCGCCGCGGATGCGCGCCTCCTCGAGGCTTCCCACGCCACGGGTCGTCTCGCGGTCGAGCTCGTGGCGGAGCAGCGCACCATCTCGAAGGTGATCACGAAGGAGTCGTTCCACAACGCGATCGTCGCGCTGGCCGCGATCGGCGGATCGACCAACGCCGTCGTCCACCTGCTCGCGATCGCCGGCCGACTCGGCATCGACCTCACACTCGACGACTTCGACCGCATCGGTGCGAACGTCCCGCTGCTCGTCAACCTGCAGCCTGCCGGCGAGTACCTCATGGAGGACCTGTTCCGCGCTGGCGGCGTGCTCGCCGTGTTCGACCAGGTGAAGGACCTCTTCGATCCCGCCGCGCAGACCGTGATGGGTGCGCCGCTGACCGACTTCCTCGGCGACCATCCGGTGTGGGATCGCGACGTGATCTCGCTGCGCGAGGATCCGCTGCAGGACGACGCCGGCATCGCCGTGCTCCGCGGCAACCTGGCAACGCGCGGTGCCATCATCAAGCCGGCCGCGGCATCCCCCGGGCTCCTCGTGCATCGTGGCAAAGCCGTCGTGTTCGATTCGATCGAGGACTTCCACGCGCGCATCGACGATCCCGATCTCGACGTCGACGTCGACTCCGTCCTCGTGCTGCGCGGATGCGGACCCAAGGGGTATCCGGGCATGCCCGAGGTGGCCAACCTGCCGCTGCCCCCGAAGCTGCTCAAGCAGGGCGTGCGCGACATGGTGCGCGTCTGCGACGGACGGATGTCGGGCACGGCGTACGGGACCGTCGTGCTGCACGTCGCCCCCGAGGCCGCGGCCGGCGGCAACCTCGCCCTCGTGCGCGACGGCGACATCATCTCGCTCGACGTGCCGAACCGTCGCATCGAGGTGGAAGTGAGCGACGAGGAACTCGCCGCACGCAAGCCGCCGTTCCGCGAGACCGGGTCGTTCGCAAGCGCCGACCGAGGCTGGCAGAAGCTCTACATCGACCATGTTCAGGGTGCGGACACCGGGGCCGACCTCGACTTCCTCACCGGATCCAGCGGCGCAACGGTGACCAGGGAGTCCCATTGA
- a CDS encoding fumarylacetoacetate hydrolase family protein, whose amino-acid sequence MNDTKHDDTNRAPLGLARVRFDGEVLWAVRSGDVYSPLGAALAELLRLPRDEARGLIEKARVDAATTGIRVDAVLAPVDPEHEVWAAGVTYLRSRDGRIEEATDGSPYDRVYVAKRPELFFKATGRRVVGPGEPVGVRADSGWDVPEPELGVVLDAAGDVFGFVPGNDVSSRSIEGENLLYLPQAKVYTASCALGPEIVPAWLAAPPFGIALTIEREGVTVFEGTTSTETMARTLPDLADWLFRGLDFPDGTVVLTGTGIVPGADFTLMPGDVVRIGIDGIGTLANPVIKVGR is encoded by the coding sequence GTGAACGACACCAAGCACGACGACACGAACCGTGCGCCACTCGGGCTCGCCCGCGTGCGCTTCGACGGCGAGGTGCTCTGGGCCGTCCGGTCCGGAGACGTGTACTCGCCGCTCGGTGCGGCGCTCGCCGAGCTGCTGCGGCTGCCGAGGGACGAAGCGCGGGGTCTCATCGAGAAGGCGCGTGTGGATGCGGCGACCACGGGCATCCGCGTCGATGCCGTGCTCGCACCGGTCGACCCGGAGCACGAGGTGTGGGCGGCAGGCGTCACGTATCTGCGCAGCCGCGACGGACGCATCGAGGAAGCGACGGATGGCTCGCCATACGACCGCGTCTACGTCGCCAAGCGCCCCGAGCTGTTCTTCAAGGCAACGGGCAGACGCGTCGTGGGACCCGGTGAGCCGGTCGGCGTGCGCGCGGACTCCGGATGGGATGTGCCGGAGCCCGAGCTCGGGGTCGTCCTCGACGCCGCAGGCGACGTCTTCGGCTTCGTGCCCGGCAACGACGTCAGCAGCCGCTCTATCGAGGGCGAGAACCTGCTCTACCTGCCGCAGGCCAAGGTCTACACGGCCTCCTGTGCCCTCGGCCCCGAGATCGTTCCCGCCTGGCTCGCTGCGCCGCCGTTCGGCATCGCGCTGACCATCGAGCGCGAGGGCGTCACGGTGTTCGAGGGCACGACATCGACGGAAACGATGGCCCGCACGCTTCCCGATCTCGCGGACTGGCTGTTCCGCGGCCTCGACTTTCCAGACGGCACGGTCGTGCTGACCGGAACGGGCATCGTTCCGGGAGCGGACTTCACGCTCATGCCAGGCGATGTCGTGAGGATCGGCATCGACGGCATCGGAACGCTCGCCAACCCGGTCATCAAGGTCGGTCGCTGA